One segment of Capnocytophaga sp. oral taxon 878 DNA contains the following:
- a CDS encoding TraG family conjugative transposon ATPase, which yields MRNSSKINTLESKFPILAIEQDCLLTKEADISVGFEVQLPELFTISGEDYEILHSLWHKAIKVLPQYTVIHKQDWFIKEQYEPELQGENLSFLSHSYEKHFNERPFLNHRCYLFITQTTKNRMRAQSNFSSLCKGNFLPKELTNREHATQFLEAVAQLERILNDSNLIKLRQLKTEDYIGTPHKKGLFEQYLSLSTNEKESLQDICLSAEQMRIGNQRLCVHTLSDAEDLPSKVQADSRYERLSTDKSDCRLSFAAPVGLLLSCNHIYNQYLFLDNSDENLRQFEKSARNMHSLSRYSRSNQINKEWIEQYLNEAHSYGLSSIRAHFNVMAWSDNPQELRSIKNDVGSALASMECKPRHNTIDTATLYWAGIAGNAADFPSEETFYTFIEPALCFFTQETNYQSSSSPFGIKMADRLTGKPIHLDISDEPMKKGIITNRNKFVLGPSGSGKSFFTNHLVRQYYEQGTHIVLVDTGNSYQGVCELIHHKTKGKDGIYFTYTEDNPIAFNPFYTDDGVFDIEKRESIKTLILTLWKRDNEPPTRAEEVALSNAVNLYLQLVKDNPSHTPSFNGFYEYIKNDYRAILQEKQVREKDFDLANFLNVLEPYYKGGEYDYLLNSDKELDLLSKRFIVFEIDAIKDHPILFPVVTIIIMEVFINKMRRLKGIRKMILIEEAWKAIAKEGMAEYIKYLFKTVRKFFGEAVIVTQEVDDIIHSPIVKESIINNSDCKILLDQRKYMNKFDAIQAMLGLTEKEKSQILSINLSNDSRRKYKEVWIGLGGTHSAVYATEVSREEYFAYTTEESEKHQVMELSEKLDGNLEKAIVQMANGL from the coding sequence ATGAGAAATAGTTCTAAAATCAACACCTTAGAGAGTAAATTCCCTATTCTTGCCATAGAACAAGACTGCTTGCTCACCAAAGAAGCCGACATCAGCGTCGGCTTCGAGGTGCAGCTCCCAGAGCTCTTTACCATTTCGGGTGAGGACTATGAGATACTCCACTCACTTTGGCATAAGGCTATCAAAGTATTGCCACAGTATACCGTTATCCACAAACAGGACTGGTTTATCAAGGAACAATACGAACCTGAACTGCAAGGCGAGAATTTGAGTTTTCTCTCTCATTCGTACGAAAAGCATTTTAACGAACGCCCGTTCTTAAATCACAGATGCTACCTATTTATCACCCAAACCACTAAAAACCGAATGAGAGCCCAAAGCAACTTTTCCTCCCTTTGCAAAGGGAACTTCTTGCCTAAGGAGCTCACTAACCGAGAACACGCCACTCAATTCTTGGAAGCGGTAGCGCAGTTAGAGCGTATTTTAAATGACTCTAACCTGATAAAGCTCCGTCAGCTCAAAACAGAGGACTATATAGGCACTCCCCACAAAAAGGGACTCTTTGAGCAGTATCTGAGCCTTTCCACTAATGAGAAAGAGAGCCTGCAAGATATATGCCTCTCTGCCGAGCAAATGCGCATTGGTAACCAAAGACTCTGTGTGCATACCTTATCAGATGCAGAAGACTTGCCTTCTAAGGTACAAGCCGATAGCCGTTACGAGCGACTCTCTACCGATAAGAGCGATTGCCGTTTATCCTTTGCAGCTCCTGTGGGCTTGCTACTGAGTTGTAACCATATCTACAACCAATATCTGTTCTTGGACAATTCCGATGAGAACCTCAGACAGTTTGAGAAGTCAGCACGCAATATGCACTCGCTTTCAAGATACAGCCGTAGCAACCAAATCAACAAAGAATGGATAGAGCAATACCTCAATGAGGCACACTCTTACGGACTTTCCTCTATCAGAGCGCACTTTAATGTGATGGCGTGGTCGGACAACCCACAAGAGCTTAGGAGCATTAAAAACGATGTGGGTAGTGCTTTGGCGTCAATGGAGTGTAAGCCTCGCCATAACACCATTGATACGGCAACTCTCTATTGGGCAGGTATAGCTGGCAATGCAGCCGACTTCCCCAGTGAAGAGACTTTCTACACGTTTATAGAGCCTGCTCTGTGCTTTTTTACTCAGGAGACCAACTATCAAAGTTCTTCCAGTCCTTTTGGAATTAAGATGGCCGACAGACTCACAGGCAAGCCTATCCATTTGGATATCTCCGATGAGCCTATGAAGAAAGGGATTATCACCAACCGTAATAAGTTCGTCTTAGGACCTTCGGGTAGTGGTAAATCCTTTTTCACGAACCACTTAGTAAGGCAATATTACGAACAAGGTACACATATCGTTTTAGTAGATACAGGGAACTCCTATCAAGGAGTCTGTGAGCTTATTCACCACAAGACTAAAGGAAAGGATGGGATTTACTTTACTTATACCGAAGACAATCCCATTGCCTTTAACCCTTTCTACACCGATGATGGGGTGTTTGACATTGAAAAGCGCGAGAGTATCAAAACACTGATACTCACCCTTTGGAAGCGAGACAATGAGCCTCCTACACGTGCGGAAGAGGTAGCCCTTTCCAATGCAGTGAACCTTTACCTGCAATTGGTAAAAGACAATCCCTCGCACACACCCTCTTTCAATGGCTTTTATGAGTATATCAAGAATGACTACCGAGCCATACTACAAGAGAAGCAGGTAAGAGAAAAGGACTTTGACTTGGCTAACTTCCTCAACGTGTTAGAGCCTTATTACAAAGGAGGGGAATACGACTATCTGCTCAATTCCGATAAGGAATTAGACCTGCTTTCCAAACGCTTTATTGTCTTTGAAATTGATGCGATTAAAGACCACCCCATACTCTTTCCTGTGGTTACTATCATCATTATGGAGGTGTTTATCAACAAGATGAGGCGCCTGAAGGGTATCCGCAAGATGATTCTCATCGAAGAAGCGTGGAAAGCGATTGCCAAAGAAGGAATGGCGGAGTACATCAAGTACCTATTCAAAACCGTGCGTAAGTTCTTTGGTGAGGCAGTGATTGTAACCCAAGAGGTAGATGATATTATCCATTCACCTATCGTGAAAGAATCTATCATCAACAACTCCGATTGCAAGATATTGCTTGACCAGCGCAAGTATATGAACAAGTTCGATGCTATCCAAGCGATGTTAGGACTTACCGAGAAAGAGAAGTCGCAAATCCTATCTATCAATCTCTCCAACGACTCTCGTCGCAAATACAAAGAAGTGTGGATAGGCTTAGGAGGTACACACTCTGCGGTGTATGCTACAGAGGTAAGCCGAGAAGAATACTTTGCCTACACCACTGAAGAGAGCGAAAAACACCAAGTGATGGAACTCTCCGAGAAGTTAGACGGCAATTTAGAAAAAGCCATCGTACAAATGGCTAATGGACTGTAA
- a CDS encoding DUF4134 domain-containing protein has product MIGVTQFSIAQGNGVGGINEATRMVTSYFDPATKLIYAIGAVVGLIGGVKVYNKFSSGDPDTSKTAASWFGACIFLIVAATILRSFFL; this is encoded by the coding sequence ATGATAGGAGTTACACAATTTTCCATTGCTCAGGGCAATGGCGTAGGAGGTATCAACGAAGCTACCCGTATGGTTACCTCGTATTTTGACCCAGCTACCAAGCTCATCTATGCCATAGGGGCTGTGGTGGGACTCATCGGTGGGGTGAAGGTATATAACAAGTTTAGTAGCGGCGACCCCGATACCAGCAAAACGGCTGCCAGTTGGTTTGGGGCTTGTATCTTCTTAATTGTAGCGGCTACCATCTTGCGTTCGTTCTTCTTATAG
- a CDS encoding DUF4133 domain-containing protein, giving the protein METKNSYSINKGIGRSVEFKGLKAQYLFIFAGGLLSVLILVMILYTVGVNSFVCLGVGVSMVSLVVWQTFSLNQKYGEHGLMKQAARKRHPKYLRHQRSPRKFIRYPKPKTTLNEK; this is encoded by the coding sequence ATGGAGACAAAAAACAGCTATTCTATCAACAAAGGCATCGGCAGAAGTGTAGAGTTCAAAGGACTCAAAGCGCAGTACCTCTTCATCTTTGCAGGAGGACTGCTCTCGGTGCTCATCTTGGTGATGATCCTCTACACGGTAGGGGTCAATTCTTTTGTATGCTTGGGGGTAGGCGTTAGTATGGTTAGCCTTGTGGTTTGGCAGACTTTTTCACTAAACCAGAAATACGGTGAACACGGCCTGATGAAACAAGCAGCTCGCAAACGCCACCCCAAATACCTACGTCACCAAAGATCACCACGAAAATTTATTCGTTACCCTAAACCTAAAACAACCCTCAATGAGAAATAG